A genome region from Rhodopseudomonas boonkerdii includes the following:
- a CDS encoding RidA family protein, which translates to MIKRLGPGKRLSQASIHGNTVYLAGQVPDDYSGDVKAQTKQVLDKIDALLTEAGTDKNNILSATVWLPNIGDRDAMNTVWDAWVPEVGPARACVESKLADPAILVEIAVIAAIP; encoded by the coding sequence ATGATCAAGCGTCTCGGCCCCGGCAAGCGTCTCAGCCAGGCTTCCATCCATGGCAACACCGTCTATCTCGCTGGCCAGGTGCCAGATGACTACAGCGGCGACGTCAAGGCGCAGACCAAGCAGGTGCTCGACAAGATCGATGCCCTGCTGACGGAAGCGGGCACCGACAAGAACAACATTCTCAGCGCGACCGTCTGGCTGCCGAACATCGGCGATCGCGACGCCATGAACACGGTCTGGGACGCCTGGGTGCCAGAAGTCGGCCCGGCGCGTGCCTGCGTCGAATCGAAGCTCGCCGATCCGGCCATCCTGGTCGAGATCGCTGTCATCGCAGCGATCCCGTAA